In Arcanobacterium wilhelmae, the following are encoded in one genomic region:
- the pulA gene encoding pullulanase-type alpha-1,6-glucosidase: MKRIAQSFSRPLAALAAALAVCLTILVPIAAQAAPASVIVTGDFLSEATSGVCSDWAKACADTEMDPAPLKPEVYEKKLTVPAGSWKYKILMDGQWLSNDGENDMQITVAKDTPVIFQIDTVTKHIGLRLEDGTLASADATADAALAKAPAKNGTSENFYFVLTDRFKNGKTSNDNGTLSGDRETTGFDPASEAFYNGGDIQGLRDKLDYIKNLGTTALWLSPSFTNIPVQGKGNDASAGYHGYWITNFKEIDPHLGTNDELKALINEAHDKGIKVYFDIIVNHTADLTYYKEVGESGSATYKSFADKPLTDVDGNVVDLAAKAGAADFPKLSADTSFPYTPVPRPNVPKLVPDVLNDVTLYHNRGNGNFEGSDVEDFTYGDFYGLDDLMTEHPTVIKAMEEIYNFWSDFGIDGFRIDTAKHVNFDFWKDWTKRITDHTDAANKPDFFMFGEVYNTDVKDLAPYSRNSNMGGTLDFAFQSAAKGYLNNGKASDLRGLFDADDYYTTSHSSALDQPTFLGNHDMGRIASMLTDPAHKVENTKLGHSLMFLTRGQPVVYYGDEQGFVGLPPGSTKGDDKAARQSLFASKVPSYVNQPLVDGHNAGSVDRFDEKYDMYTHIAAVSKLRTAHKGLKQGAQISLYADDGPGIYAFSRVDREEKIEYVVAVNNTGAEKSASFATLTPNATYTGIFGANDTLKATDSLTVKVPAYSAVVYQANQQVAPTSAPRVNVSPAKGAAATADTRHLEGQPKHTNTLVPVSADVAANRWAETSFAFRVVGETDWQPLGTATGPHPRVFHDTTGLKKGTLVEYRAVSKDAAGTTTANSSYATVGLDTTMLDTQTKNDMAGRVTVPGTHGQWLGCAENWDPACAKQELTLDPVSGWYTGTFKIAAGSYDYKVAVGGTWAESYGVGPKGERSALNSQVNSHYDLSSEQDVTFYYNPVTHEFYNSVQRQPWSVTGDFLDKLTKNPGKNWDQTYKGLMMSDPENDNIFTVSTMNIPAGTYLAKALGNFDWKESYGDPSRQDTNRQFTVTDGMLTVFTLNMNDHTFTVNSVDPTKYVQFNTHWLEENTFAWPDSLPSDGSWELVWAADGGMDEKNFASKKQGSVELTKDPLGLSRPLKQTDPQLKNFVALHPAKSFADLTPAADVHEILKGQVAVVYRDRAGTPLYFAGVQIPRVLDSLYAAGASKRTQGVSFDAGNPTISLWAPTAKDVDLLLFDEPAKGQKVAGTGVEHQMQRQADGSWTITGDSSWVNRPYQFKVKVYIPGSAVRPETEETKLANTVRENIVTDPNSIALSIDSTHSVIVDPSDPKWKPAEWPARANVPVLNNFSQHNIYELHVRDFSISDQSVPAELRGTYAAFGQKDSAGMKHLKELSAAGMNTVHILPTNDIGSIPELRSEQTNPQIPNAGPASQDQQAAVGEARAKDGFNWGYDPYHYAAPEGSYASEGNQYGGDRIKEYRQMVAGLHEAGYQVILDQVFNHTYSAYQDPKSVFERIVPGYYYRQTVDTGVALKDPCCEEVATEHAMAEDLMVDSIVNWARIYNVDGFRFDLMGFQSRHNMEAIRTALDTLTPENGGIDGTKMYMYGEGWNFGSIKNDSRFMQARQGNLSGTGIGSFNDRLRDGVHGHGNNKFTQGYGTGLGTANNGKPQDTKIDYASASYLIRLGLAGNLADYAVRDRNGTFVKGGDYQFDGHPAGFASQPHESVNYVDAHDNETLYDMSVWQLPVDTSMSDRVRMNTLQLATVALGQSPMFWHAGTDILRSKSLDRNSYDSGDHFNMLDWSMQSNNFGVGLPPAWDNNSGENMKWADMTPLLNNTALKPSPNDISTAFGQAKELLKLRTSSPLFTLGSASLIKERVSFPDAGSLETPGLIMMRIKDPKPGTAPATVGAGKSLIHTQLPTGTDIDPNVSDLLVVFNASPQQMTKSIDELKGLNYTLSPVQADGVDSVVKNTTFDSASGTVTIPPRTVAVLVEDQFKDEVAPVVTADPAEVTVAVGAAEPDVMANVAATDETDGPLPASSITATIEKIDGGTATPVGNVATAAPGTYKVTYTAKDAAGNVSDPVTRTYKVTDQDKPVIKAEPANVTLAVGDPLPTAEQIAAGAVVTDNVDQALKATGTLSDGANTKAPGTFTVTYTATDAAGNAADPVTVIYTVTDQKGPAITADPMEVTLAVGDKLPTGTEWLTGVTATDDVDAQVTIDAKVADGATTAQPGSFTVTYSAKDSAGNPATDVVRTYKVTDQAKPEITVDPAAVELAVGDQVPDLLAGVIAKDNVDGTVDVKAQVTAGAAVADRPGSFTVTYTATDKAGNTATATRTYTVSDKGAPEITVDPTQVTLAVGDKLPQLADGVSAKDAVDGAVDVKAEVTAGNADTAKPGTFTVTYTATDKAGNTATASRTYQVTDQTAPTVSVDPAEVTLDAGAPAPDLLAGVTPADNVDALVASDVVAAGAVDTAKPGDYTITYTVTDAAGNKSKPVTRVYHVVDRVAPVITVGDVPAALAVGEALPDVLAQVSATDAVDGDVKVSAEVSGDTSKPGTITVTYTAKDAAGNTATATRTYTVSDQGAPVITLDPQAVTVEAGDPLPDVMAGVSAADAEGSAVELTSAGEVGTAPGDYTVTYTAKDAAGNESNAARVYHVVDTKAPALAVSPDVVELTAGDPAPDLLAGVTATDAGDSQPNIEVSGAVHADEPGIYTVTYTAKDASGNVSEVLSRTYRVLAKVVPVPDPEPAPEPSPSPEPSPSPSAEPTQPAPEPSAPLTTEPPAPVPTTVPAEPTPVPTDPAPVPEPTTLAPTSPEPSPAPSESPAPSPTQPAPSESPAPSPTQPAEPSPSADQGIPWTDLIPAKPITPSPSPEPIETAIPTDAPVEPAPPSAEVPTSPAPSESPAPSPTSPAEPSPSADQGIPWTDLIPAKPITPSPAPTSPVDPSPTPNESDVPSQLAPRIVTPKAPVFPSADDPALCTVKPFVTVKAMDGVAYFVEANGKPVEEFTKNGDLYTFSYGYGETVKVVATVTEGYQLAEGAQTEWTWTAPKLTDLGCVAGSATPPPAGTDEPDGPQSPDAPQAPAQTQPPATNGEQLSFTGASVMGPVALATVLVLLGALVLRRREEQ; the protein is encoded by the coding sequence ATGAAGCGAATTGCCCAAAGTTTCTCGCGTCCGCTCGCGGCGCTCGCAGCCGCGCTCGCGGTTTGTCTGACCATCCTTGTGCCGATCGCGGCGCAGGCAGCCCCGGCGTCGGTGATCGTCACCGGCGATTTCCTGAGCGAAGCAACCAGTGGCGTGTGTAGCGACTGGGCGAAAGCCTGTGCCGATACCGAGATGGATCCGGCGCCGCTCAAGCCCGAGGTGTACGAGAAGAAACTCACCGTGCCCGCAGGTTCGTGGAAATACAAGATCCTCATGGACGGCCAGTGGCTCTCCAACGACGGCGAGAACGACATGCAGATCACCGTCGCAAAGGACACCCCGGTGATCTTCCAGATCGATACCGTCACCAAGCACATCGGTCTGCGCCTTGAGGATGGCACCCTCGCTTCCGCCGACGCAACTGCGGATGCGGCGCTCGCAAAGGCGCCTGCAAAGAACGGCACCTCCGAGAACTTCTACTTCGTCCTCACTGACCGTTTCAAGAACGGCAAAACCTCCAACGATAACGGCACTCTCAGCGGCGACCGTGAAACAACGGGTTTTGACCCCGCAAGCGAGGCGTTCTACAACGGCGGCGATATCCAGGGCCTGCGCGACAAGCTCGACTACATCAAGAACCTCGGCACCACCGCGCTGTGGCTCTCGCCGTCGTTCACCAACATCCCGGTGCAGGGAAAGGGTAACGATGCCTCGGCCGGCTACCACGGCTACTGGATCACGAACTTCAAAGAGATCGATCCGCACCTGGGCACGAACGATGAGCTCAAGGCGCTGATTAACGAAGCACACGATAAGGGCATCAAGGTGTACTTCGATATCATCGTCAACCACACGGCCGATCTCACCTATTACAAGGAGGTTGGCGAGAGCGGTTCGGCAACCTACAAGTCGTTTGCCGACAAGCCTCTCACCGACGTCGACGGCAACGTCGTCGATCTGGCAGCGAAAGCCGGGGCGGCAGACTTCCCGAAACTGAGCGCGGATACGTCGTTCCCGTACACGCCAGTGCCGCGCCCGAACGTTCCCAAGCTCGTTCCGGACGTCCTCAACGACGTCACCCTCTACCACAACCGTGGTAACGGAAACTTCGAAGGCTCCGACGTCGAAGATTTCACGTACGGCGATTTCTACGGTCTTGATGATTTGATGACCGAGCATCCCACCGTCATCAAGGCGATGGAGGAGATCTACAACTTCTGGTCGGATTTCGGAATCGACGGCTTCCGTATCGACACCGCCAAGCATGTGAACTTCGACTTCTGGAAAGACTGGACCAAGCGCATCACGGATCACACTGATGCTGCGAACAAGCCGGACTTCTTCATGTTCGGCGAGGTCTACAACACGGACGTGAAGGATCTGGCTCCGTACTCGCGCAACTCGAATATGGGTGGCACGCTCGATTTCGCGTTCCAGTCGGCGGCCAAGGGCTACCTGAACAACGGCAAGGCCTCGGATCTGCGCGGTCTGTTCGATGCGGACGATTACTACACCACGTCCCATTCGTCCGCACTCGATCAGCCCACCTTCCTCGGCAACCACGACATGGGGCGTATCGCCTCGATGCTCACCGATCCGGCCCACAAGGTGGAGAACACGAAGCTCGGGCATTCGCTGATGTTCCTCACGCGCGGCCAGCCGGTGGTGTACTACGGCGACGAGCAGGGCTTCGTCGGTCTTCCGCCGGGAAGCACGAAGGGCGACGACAAGGCGGCCCGCCAGTCGTTGTTCGCCTCGAAGGTGCCTTCCTACGTCAACCAGCCACTGGTGGACGGCCACAACGCTGGCTCGGTGGATCGCTTCGACGAGAAGTACGACATGTACACCCACATCGCTGCGGTATCGAAGCTGCGCACCGCTCACAAGGGCCTCAAGCAGGGCGCACAGATCTCGCTCTACGCTGACGACGGCCCGGGCATCTACGCTTTCTCGCGCGTCGATCGCGAGGAAAAGATTGAGTACGTGGTGGCCGTGAACAACACGGGCGCCGAGAAGTCGGCCAGCTTCGCTACCCTCACCCCGAACGCCACCTACACCGGGATTTTCGGCGCGAACGATACGCTCAAAGCCACCGATTCCCTCACGGTGAAGGTTCCGGCCTACTCGGCGGTTGTCTACCAGGCTAACCAGCAGGTGGCGCCGACGTCGGCTCCGCGAGTGAACGTTTCTCCCGCGAAGGGGGCCGCTGCGACAGCGGACACGCGCCATCTCGAGGGCCAACCGAAGCACACCAACACCTTGGTTCCGGTCAGTGCCGACGTCGCGGCGAACCGCTGGGCTGAGACCTCCTTCGCATTCCGCGTGGTGGGTGAGACCGATTGGCAGCCGCTCGGCACGGCCACCGGCCCGCACCCGCGCGTCTTCCACGACACCACGGGCCTGAAGAAAGGAACGTTGGTTGAGTACCGTGCAGTGAGCAAGGATGCGGCAGGGACGACGACGGCGAACTCCTCGTACGCCACCGTCGGCTTGGACACGACGATGCTCGACACTCAGACGAAGAATGACATGGCTGGGCGCGTGACGGTTCCGGGCACGCACGGCCAGTGGCTCGGCTGCGCGGAGAACTGGGATCCGGCCTGTGCGAAGCAGGAGCTCACGCTCGATCCGGTTTCCGGCTGGTACACGGGCACATTCAAGATCGCGGCCGGTTCCTACGATTACAAGGTGGCCGTGGGTGGCACGTGGGCGGAGAGCTATGGTGTGGGCCCGAAGGGTGAACGTTCGGCACTGAACTCCCAGGTCAACTCGCACTACGATCTTTCCAGCGAGCAGGACGTCACCTTCTACTACAACCCGGTCACTCACGAGTTCTACAACAGTGTCCAGCGCCAGCCATGGTCGGTCACGGGAGATTTCCTGGATAAGCTGACGAAGAATCCAGGAAAGAACTGGGATCAGACCTACAAGGGTCTGATGATGTCGGATCCGGAGAACGACAATATCTTCACCGTTTCTACGATGAATATCCCTGCCGGTACGTATCTTGCGAAGGCTCTGGGGAATTTCGATTGGAAAGAGAGCTACGGAGACCCAAGCCGCCAGGACACTAACCGCCAGTTCACGGTCACCGATGGCATGCTCACCGTCTTCACGTTGAACATGAACGATCACACGTTCACGGTGAACTCCGTGGATCCCACGAAGTACGTCCAGTTCAACACGCATTGGCTCGAGGAGAACACGTTTGCGTGGCCGGATTCGTTGCCTTCCGACGGTTCCTGGGAGCTCGTGTGGGCCGCCGACGGCGGTATGGACGAGAAGAACTTTGCTTCCAAGAAGCAGGGTTCGGTTGAGTTGACGAAGGACCCGTTGGGCCTGTCGCGTCCTCTCAAGCAGACCGACCCGCAGTTGAAGAACTTCGTGGCATTGCATCCGGCGAAGTCCTTCGCAGACCTGACGCCGGCGGCGGACGTGCACGAGATCCTCAAGGGCCAGGTTGCGGTGGTCTACCGCGATCGCGCCGGTACTCCGCTGTACTTTGCCGGCGTGCAGATCCCGCGCGTGCTCGATTCGCTTTATGCGGCAGGCGCCTCCAAGCGCACTCAGGGCGTGAGTTTCGACGCCGGTAACCCAACGATTTCGTTGTGGGCGCCGACGGCGAAGGACGTCGATCTGCTCCTCTTCGACGAGCCCGCGAAGGGCCAGAAGGTTGCGGGCACCGGCGTCGAGCATCAGATGCAGCGCCAGGCGGATGGTTCGTGGACGATCACGGGCGATTCCAGCTGGGTGAACCGGCCCTACCAGTTCAAGGTGAAGGTCTACATCCCGGGTTCTGCGGTGCGTCCGGAGACAGAGGAAACCAAGCTCGCGAACACTGTTCGGGAGAATATCGTCACCGATCCGAACTCGATCGCGCTCTCGATTGATTCCACTCACTCCGTGATCGTCGATCCGTCGGATCCGAAGTGGAAGCCGGCCGAGTGGCCTGCGCGCGCGAACGTTCCAGTGCTGAACAACTTCTCGCAGCACAATATTTATGAGCTGCACGTTCGCGATTTCTCGATCTCGGACCAGTCGGTTCCGGCCGAGCTGCGTGGCACGTACGCCGCCTTCGGTCAGAAAGATTCCGCCGGCATGAAGCACCTCAAGGAGCTCTCGGCCGCGGGCATGAACACGGTTCATATCCTGCCCACGAACGACATCGGTTCGATCCCCGAGCTGCGTTCAGAGCAGACCAACCCGCAGATTCCGAACGCCGGCCCGGCATCGCAGGATCAGCAGGCCGCCGTCGGCGAAGCTCGCGCAAAGGACGGCTTCAACTGGGGTTACGACCCGTACCATTACGCCGCTCCGGAAGGCTCGTACGCCTCGGAGGGCAACCAGTACGGCGGCGACCGCATCAAGGAGTACCGTCAGATGGTGGCGGGCCTGCACGAGGCGGGATACCAGGTGATTCTCGATCAGGTGTTCAACCACACCTACTCGGCCTACCAAGATCCGAAGTCGGTGTTCGAGCGGATCGTGCCAGGCTACTACTACCGCCAGACGGTCGATACGGGCGTTGCCTTGAAGGATCCGTGCTGTGAGGAAGTGGCCACCGAGCATGCGATGGCTGAGGATCTCATGGTCGATTCGATCGTGAACTGGGCGCGCATTTACAACGTCGATGGTTTCCGTTTCGATCTGATGGGCTTCCAGTCGCGCCACAATATGGAGGCGATCCGAACGGCCCTCGATACGCTCACGCCTGAGAATGGCGGTATCGACGGCACAAAGATGTACATGTACGGCGAGGGCTGGAACTTCGGCTCGATCAAGAACGATTCGCGTTTCATGCAGGCACGTCAGGGCAACCTGTCGGGCACGGGAATCGGCTCGTTCAACGATCGTCTTCGCGACGGCGTCCACGGCCACGGCAACAACAAGTTCACGCAAGGCTACGGCACCGGCCTGGGAACAGCGAACAATGGCAAGCCGCAGGACACGAAGATCGACTACGCGTCGGCAAGCTACCTGATTCGCTTGGGCCTTGCGGGTAACCTGGCGGACTACGCGGTGCGTGATCGCAACGGCACCTTTGTCAAGGGCGGCGACTACCAGTTCGACGGCCACCCGGCCGGTTTCGCGAGCCAGCCACACGAGTCCGTGAACTACGTCGACGCTCACGATAACGAGACCCTCTACGACATGTCGGTGTGGCAGTTGCCAGTCGATACGTCGATGTCGGATCGCGTTCGCATGAACACGCTCCAGCTCGCCACGGTGGCGCTTGGCCAGTCGCCGATGTTCTGGCATGCGGGCACAGATATCTTGCGCTCGAAGTCGCTGGATCGTAACTCCTACGATTCGGGCGACCACTTCAACATGCTCGATTGGTCGATGCAGTCGAACAACTTCGGCGTGGGTCTGCCGCCGGCGTGGGATAACAACTCGGGCGAGAACATGAAGTGGGCGGACATGACCCCGCTTCTGAACAACACTGCGCTCAAGCCTTCTCCGAACGATATTTCGACGGCGTTCGGTCAGGCGAAGGAGCTGCTCAAGTTGCGCACCTCCTCGCCGCTGTTCACCCTCGGTTCGGCTTCGCTGATCAAGGAGCGCGTCTCCTTCCCGGATGCGGGCAGCCTGGAGACCCCGGGCCTGATCATGATGCGTATTAAGGATCCGAAGCCGGGTACTGCTCCGGCCACGGTGGGTGCCGGCAAGTCGCTGATCCATACGCAGCTGCCCACGGGCACGGACATCGATCCGAACGTTTCGGATCTGCTCGTGGTGTTCAACGCAAGCCCGCAACAGATGACGAAGTCGATCGACGAGCTCAAGGGCCTGAACTACACACTCTCGCCGGTGCAGGCCGACGGCGTGGATTCGGTGGTCAAGAACACCACGTTCGATTCGGCGTCGGGAACGGTCACGATCCCGCCGCGCACGGTTGCCGTGCTGGTCGAGGATCAGTTCAAGGACGAAGTCGCGCCGGTGGTCACGGCCGATCCGGCCGAGGTGACGGTCGCTGTTGGTGCAGCTGAGCCGGACGTGATGGCGAACGTTGCCGCAACGGACGAGACCGACGGCCCGCTGCCGGCGTCGTCGATCACGGCCACAATCGAGAAGATTGACGGCGGCACCGCGACGCCGGTGGGGAACGTTGCGACGGCGGCTCCTGGCACATACAAGGTCACTTATACGGCGAAGGACGCGGCCGGGAACGTCTCCGATCCGGTGACTCGCACGTACAAGGTCACCGACCAGGACAAGCCGGTCATCAAGGCCGAGCCTGCGAACGTGACGCTCGCCGTCGGCGATCCGCTCCCCACCGCGGAGCAGATCGCGGCTGGCGCAGTGGTCACGGACAACGTCGACCAGGCGCTGAAGGCAACCGGCACACTCTCGGACGGTGCGAACACGAAGGCGCCGGGCACGTTCACGGTGACCTACACGGCAACTGACGCGGCCGGTAACGCCGCCGATCCGGTCACGGTCATCTACACGGTCACGGACCAGAAGGGCCCGGCGATCACGGCCGATCCGATGGAAGTGACGCTCGCGGTGGGCGATAAACTCCCCACCGGCACCGAGTGGCTCACCGGCGTCACCGCCACCGACGACGTCGACGCGCAAGTCACGATCGATGCGAAGGTTGCCGACGGCGCAACAACCGCCCAGCCTGGCTCGTTCACGGTGACGTATTCGGCGAAGGATTCGGCTGGTAACCCGGCCACCGACGTCGTGCGCACCTACAAGGTGACGGACCAGGCGAAGCCGGAGATCACGGTGGATCCGGCCGCAGTGGAGCTCGCGGTTGGCGATCAGGTTCCGGATCTGCTCGCTGGCGTGATCGCGAAGGACAACGTCGATGGCACGGTGGATGTGAAGGCTCAGGTGACGGCGGGCGCCGCCGTCGCGGACCGCCCGGGCTCGTTCACCGTCACCTACACCGCCACCGATAAGGCAGGCAACACGGCCACGGCTACCCGCACCTACACGGTGTCGGACAAGGGCGCGCCTGAGATCACGGTGGATCCGACCCAGGTCACGCTGGCAGTGGGGGACAAGCTCCCGCAGCTCGCCGATGGCGTGAGCGCGAAGGACGCCGTCGACGGCGCGGTTGACGTGAAGGCTGAGGTGACAGCAGGCAACGCAGACACCGCGAAGCCCGGTACGTTTACCGTCACCTACACGGCCACCGATAAGGCCGGTAACACGGCCACGGCGTCGCGCACCTACCAGGTGACCGACCAAACCGCGCCGACGGTTAGCGTCGACCCGGCTGAGGTGACTCTCGATGCCGGTGCGCCGGCTCCGGACCTCCTCGCGGGCGTGACGCCAGCTGACAACGTCGACGCGCTCGTCGCCTCCGACGTCGTCGCGGCTGGAGCCGTCGACACTGCGAAGCCGGGCGACTACACGATCACCTACACCGTTACTGACGCAGCAGGCAACAAGTCGAAACCGGTTACGCGCGTCTACCACGTGGTCGATCGCGTCGCACCGGTGATCACCGTGGGGGATGTGCCGGCCGCGCTCGCGGTTGGCGAGGCGCTCCCGGACGTGCTCGCGCAGGTGAGCGCCACGGACGCCGTGGATGGCGACGTGAAGGTGAGCGCCGAGGTTTCCGGCGATACGTCGAAGCCCGGCACGATCACCGTGACGTACACGGCGAAGGACGCGGCCGGCAACACCGCCACTGCCACCCGCACCTACACGGTGTCGGATCAGGGCGCGCCGGTGATTACGCTGGATCCGCAGGCTGTCACAGTGGAGGCGGGCGATCCGCTGCCCGATGTGATGGCTGGCGTCAGCGCCGCCGATGCTGAGGGCAGTGCGGTTGAGCTGACCTCCGCGGGTGAGGTTGGCACGGCTCCTGGCGACTACACGGTCACCTACACCGCGAAGGACGCGGCAGGGAACGAGTCGAACGCGGCTCGCGTGTACCACGTGGTCGATACGAAGGCTCCCGCGCTCGCGGTTTCGCCCGACGTCGTCGAGCTCACCGCGGGCGATCCTGCTCCGGATCTCCTCGCGGGCGTGACAGCTACCGACGCCGGTGATTCGCAGCCGAATATCGAGGTGAGCGGCGCGGTTCACGCCGACGAGCCGGGTATCTACACGGTGACCTACACGGCGAAGGACGCCTCTGGCAACGTCTCCGAGGTACTGAGCCGCACGTACCGCGTGCTGGCGAAGGTTGTTCCGGTTCCCGATCCGGAACCTGCGCCCGAGCCGAGCCCGTCGCCGGAGCCGAGCCCGTCGCCGTCTGCGGAGCCGACGCAGCCGGCTCCCGAGCCGAGCGCTCCGTTAACTACTGAGCCTCCGGCTCCCGTGCCGACGACGGTTCCTGCTGAACCGACGCCTGTGCCAACGGATCCGGCTCCGGTTCCGGAGCCGACTACCCTGGCTCCGACGTCGCCGGAGCCGAGCCCGGCGCCGAGCGAGAGCCCGGCTCCGTCTCCGACCCAGCCGGCGCCGAGCGAGAGCCCGGCTCCGTCTCCGACCCAGCCGGCAGAGCCGAGCCCGTCGGCGGACCAGGGGATTCCGTGGACGGATCTGATTCCGGCGAAGCCGATTACTCCGTCGCCGAGCCCGGAGCCAATTGAGACGGCGATTCCGACGGATGCTCCGGTTGAGCCTGCGCCTCCGTCGGCGGAGGTTCCGACGTCGCCGGCGCCGAGCGAGAGCCCGGCTCCGTCTCCGACGTCGCCGGCAGAGCCGAGCCCGTCGGCGGACCAGGGGATTCCGTGGACGGATCTGATTCCGGCGAAGCCGATTACTCCGTCGCCGGCCCCGACGTCGCCTGTCGATCCGTCTCCGACACCGAACGAGAGTGACGTCCCGTCACAACTTGCTCCGAGGATCGTTACTCCGAAGGCGCCAGTATTCCCGAGCGCAGACGATCCAGCGCTGTGTACGGTCAAGCCGTTTGTCACGGTGAAGGCGATGGATGGCGTCGCCTACTTCGTGGAGGCGAACGGCAAGCCGGTCGAGGAGTTCACGAAGAACGGCGATCTGTACACCTTCAGCTACGGCTACGGCGAGACAGTGAAGGTTGTTGCCACGGTGACCGAGGGATACCAGCTAGCCGAAGGCGCTCAGACTGAGTGGACGTGGACAGCTCCGAAGCTCACCGATCTTGGGTGCGTAGCTGGCTCGGCGACGCCGCCGCCGGCCGGTACCGACGAGCCGGACGGTCCGCAGAGCCCAGACGCGCCACAAGCTCCGGCGCAGACCCAGCCGCCGGCAACGAACGGGGAACAGCTGAGCTTCACGGGAGCCTCGGTGATGGGGCCGGTTGCTCTAGCGACGGTGTTGGTCCTGCTCGGAGCGTTGGTGCTCAGGCGCCGTGAGGAGCAGTAA
- a CDS encoding YbdD/YjiX family protein, whose translation MSENLIKVREAVAKAGYMWRSFTGEAAYDRYVERHKRLHPDHPPMTKREFWRDRADWDENNVQARCC comes from the coding sequence ATGAGCGAAAATCTGATCAAGGTTCGCGAAGCTGTTGCGAAGGCGGGCTACATGTGGCGCTCGTTTACAGGCGAAGCGGCATACGATCGCTACGTCGAGAGGCACAAGCGCCTTCACCCCGATCATCCCCCGATGACGAAACGTGAATTCTGGCGGGATCGCGCCGATTGGGACGAGAACAACGTCCAAGCGCGCTGCTGCTAA